One genomic segment of Drosophila mauritiana strain mau12 unplaced genomic scaffold, ASM438214v1 Y_24, whole genome shotgun sequence includes these proteins:
- the LOC117150042 gene encoding stellate orphon protein at 12D-like, giving the protein SSWISWFLGIKGNEYLCRVPIDYIQETFNQMGLEDFTDTLQVILNPVFDSSLDWVVGDEEKWYGMIHDRFIMSERKALPVGPSDVWVKSNVKIFCPRCNDTQPDQRH; this is encoded by the coding sequence agcagctggatcagttggttcctcgggatcaagggcaacgagtacctctgccgcgtgcccatcgactacattcaggagacgttcaaccagatgGGACTGGAGGACTTCACCGACACACTGCAAGTGATACTGAATCCGGTGttcgacagttccttggactgggtcgtcggcgatgaggagaagtggtacggcatgatccACGACCGATTCATCATGTCAGAGAGAAAAGCCCTGCCTGTGGGCCCCAGCGACGTGTGGGTCAAGTCCAACGTGAAGatcttctgccctcgctgTAACGATACACAGCCggaccaaagacactag